In Pseudoroseomonas cervicalis, the DNA window GCACATCGCGCCGGATCGCCCGCGCCCAGTCCCGGATCCGGCGCCACATCGGGCTGGCCCCTACAGGCCGAGCTGCGCGGCCAGGTCCTCCATGTCGCGCGCCACCACATCCCAATCCTGCTCCGGCGCCAGGTCGGTGGTCTGGCCGGGCCCATGCTCGGTCGGGCGGGGGATGAAGGCGGTGCGCAGCCCGCAGCGCCGCGCCGCCGCCAGATCGCCATTGTGCGCGGCGACCAGCATCACCTGCTCCGGGCGCAGCGCCAGCACCTCGGCGGTGCGCAGATAGGCTTCCGGCGTCGGTTTGTAGGCCTGCGCCACCTCGGCGCCCAGGATCGCGTCCCAGGGCAGGCCGGCGCGCCTGGCCATGTCCAGCATCAGCCGGATATTGCCGTTGGAGAGCGGCGCGATGATGTAGCGCGCCTTCAGCCGGGTGAGGCCGGCGACCGAATCCGGCCAGGGGTCCAGCCGGTGCCAGGCCAGGTTCAGCTCTTCCAGCTCCGCCTCCGGCACGCGGGCCGGGTCGATGCCATAGCCGGGCAGGATCTGCTCCAGGTTTTCCCGGTGCAGCACGTCGAGCCGGGTGAAGGGGCGGCGGCCGCTGCGCACCTCCTCCATCGCCGGCGAGTAGCGGCGGCGCCAGGAATCGGCGAAGCCGGCCGGGTTGGCGCCGGCGGCGCCGTGCCGGGCCAGGAAGGGCGCCGCCTCCCGCGCCACGCCCTGGCGCCAATCCACCACCGTGCCGAACACGTCGAACACCAGCGCCTGCACATCCTGAACCATGGCGTTCCGCCTTTCCCCCGTGATTGTCAGGCCATTCCGAGCTCGTCCTGGCGGCGCTTGTCCAGCTCCTCGCTGTAGCGGCGCAGCAGGTAGGAGGCCTTGAGCAGGCCGATGACGCAGGAAGTGTCCTTCTGGTCCACCACCGCCAGCGCCTCGGCATCCGTCGCGTCGAACAGCGCCATGGCCTGCTTGGCGTTCTGCGCCGGCAGCAGCACCTGGTCGGTCAGGTGCAGCAGGCCGGCGATGGTCGCGCCCTCCTCCTGCTCCGGCGCATGCGCCTCGGCCACCAGGATCATGCCGGCATAGCGCCCGGCCTCGTCGAGGGCGACGACATGGGTGGTCGCACCCAGCGGGAAGTCGCGGCGGAAGGCGCCGATGCGCGTATCCTGCCGCACCGTGCGCACATCGCGCCGCATCAGCTTGCCCACCGTCAGGTCGCGCAGCCAGCCGACATCATGCGCGCTGCGGATCGCCTCGCCGCGCAGGTGGAAGCGCCAGGTGGCGAAGGAATAGCCGAACAGCCGCCGCACCGCGGTGGCCGAGACGATCACCGCCATCACCACCACCCCGGCGATGGCGAAGCTGCCCGTGGTCTCCAGCGCCAGGAAGGTCATGGCCAGCGGCGCGCCGATGACGGCGGCGCCGAAGGCGGTCATGCCGACAATGGCGCCGAGCAGCGGATCCACCGCGATGCCGAGCGCCAGCGCGCCGGAGGCCACCAGCTTGCCCAGCAGCGCGCCCAGCAGCAGCGAGGCGAAGAACAGCCCGCCGCGGAAGCCGGCGCCGATCGAGATGGCCGAGGCCAGCGCCTTCAGCAGCAGCAGCGTCACCAGCGGCAGCACCGGCCCCTCAACCACGAAGGCCAGGTGCAGCGCGCCATGCCCGGCCGAGAGCACCGCCGGCGTGACCAGCGCCAGCGC includes these proteins:
- a CDS encoding haloacid dehalogenase type II → MVQDVQALVFDVFGTVVDWRQGVAREAAPFLARHGAAGANPAGFADSWRRRYSPAMEEVRSGRRPFTRLDVLHRENLEQILPGYGIDPARVPEAELEELNLAWHRLDPWPDSVAGLTRLKARYIIAPLSNGNIRLMLDMARRAGLPWDAILGAEVAQAYKPTPEAYLRTAEVLALRPEQVMLVAAHNGDLAAARRCGLRTAFIPRPTEHGPGQTTDLAPEQDWDVVARDMEDLAAQLGL
- a CDS encoding chloride channel protein — protein: MIALRRWLQRRTAGGSLRDAVRQSELGILLLGTLAGLLSGLLAAALGGAARGVHWLVFGPDSQHGLSVLRDPEPLVLLLAPATGGLLLGLLGLALARWRPRQPVDPIEANALHGGRMSLWDGVVVGAQNLLSNGFGASVGLEAAYTQAGGGAASRLGRSFGLRRGDLRVLVGCGAAGAIAAAFSAPLTGAFYAFELVIGSYAIAYLAPVLAAAVAGSLVAEWLGGGTQVLAAGLGAPDWDDTGLSLLIGLACGLAGIALMRGVTLTEAGLRRAIPWGTLRPAVGGLAVGALALVTPAVLSAGHGALHLAFVVEGPVLPLVTLLLLKALASAISIGAGFRGGLFFASLLLGALLGKLVASGALALGIAVDPLLGAIVGMTAFGAAVIGAPLAMTFLALETTGSFAIAGVVVMAVIVSATAVRRLFGYSFATWRFHLRGEAIRSAHDVGWLRDLTVGKLMRRDVRTVRQDTRIGAFRRDFPLGATTHVVALDEAGRYAGMILVAEAHAPEQEEGATIAGLLHLTDQVLLPAQNAKQAMALFDATDAEALAVVDQKDTSCVIGLLKASYLLRRYSEELDKRRQDELGMA